A section of the Sporomusaceae bacterium FL31 genome encodes:
- a CDS encoding transporter, with protein MNRVKLVLVMIIWGSLGVFTKSIPLSALSLAFLRALIALPVLFVVMKMKKAEKVNISLLKPYIISGILLGFGWLTLFYGFKHTSISSAVMIYNMCPVYVMIAAPLILKEIISKVQIAVIFISVLGLFLIVGHNILEGYGYMGMVLSAISGMLYAINRSIRVRVDNQTATFVQIFTAMIILLPFVLIDGSILTVVDLDFTAVIYTILLGVLHTGVAYTLFFSLYTHMRSVEIVAYSYLEPLFSILFSVIFVGELLILPQIIGGMLILGSTYVGEILKDRELSKEKEPTQISAK; from the coding sequence ATGAATAGAGTTAAATTAGTACTTGTTATGATTATCTGGGGGAGCCTGGGAGTATTTACTAAATCAATTCCATTATCCGCTTTAAGCTTAGCTTTTCTGAGGGCATTAATTGCACTCCCGGTTCTTTTTGTTGTAATGAAAATGAAAAAAGCAGAAAAGGTAAATATATCGCTTTTAAAGCCATATATTATTTCAGGTATATTACTGGGTTTTGGCTGGTTAACTTTATTCTATGGATTTAAGCATACCAGCATTTCATCTGCTGTTATGATTTACAACATGTGCCCGGTATATGTCATGATAGCTGCACCACTAATACTGAAAGAGATTATCTCCAAGGTTCAAATTGCAGTGATTTTCATTTCAGTTCTGGGGTTATTTCTGATTGTAGGTCATAACATCCTTGAAGGTTATGGCTACATGGGGATGGTACTCAGTGCTATTTCAGGGATGCTTTATGCAATTAACCGCAGTATTCGAGTTAGAGTGGATAACCAAACTGCTACATTTGTTCAGATATTTACGGCAATGATTATTTTGCTGCCATTTGTATTGATAGATGGGAGCATTCTAACGGTTGTAGACTTGGATTTTACAGCAGTTATTTATACTATTCTATTAGGTGTATTACATACAGGTGTGGCCTATACTCTATTCTTTTCACTCTATACACATATGAGATCTGTTGAAATAGTTGCCTATAGTTATTTAGAGCCTTTGTTTAGTATTTTATTCAGTGTCATCTTTGTCGGAGAATTATTAATATTACCTCAGATTATTGGTGGGATGTTAATATTGGGCTCAACCTATGTTGGGGAAATACTTAAGGATAGGGAGTTATCTAAAGAAAAAGAACCTACTCAAATAAGCGCCAAATAG
- a CDS encoding AraC family transcriptional regulator translates to MNLSNKDYMNGIEKERHMDIIEGVEIKRCRNDLHAYKSHVHNELSLGYIIEGATDLTLNDGTIFYETGDGVIIPPLMTHRCAPKDINHWVYVMLFVDPCYYGNLVSFNQAKKLAGNQAQKLRGFIEQLLTEETPDILENILIELLIEFGEKEISETIATTTIDTVKTIHDYILSHVNDVITLDKLQQITGLNKFTIIRNFKKLYVTTPAAYHLQYRVAEAKRLLSKGVDVFEICEELRFYDQAHLIREFKKMYGITPVTYVEQLRG, encoded by the coding sequence TTGAATCTATCAAATAAAGATTATATGAATGGTATTGAGAAAGAACGACATATGGACATTATTGAAGGTGTGGAAATCAAGCGGTGTAGAAACGACCTTCATGCATATAAATCTCATGTCCACAATGAGCTTTCATTAGGGTATATTATAGAAGGGGCCACTGATTTGACATTGAATGATGGGACTATCTTTTATGAAACAGGTGATGGTGTCATTATTCCACCTTTAATGACTCACAGATGTGCACCAAAAGATATCAATCACTGGGTATATGTTATGTTATTTGTTGATCCCTGCTACTACGGTAATTTAGTAAGTTTTAATCAAGCGAAAAAGTTAGCAGGCAATCAGGCTCAGAAATTGAGAGGCTTTATTGAACAACTGCTAACAGAAGAAACTCCGGACATATTAGAAAATATACTTATTGAATTATTGATAGAGTTTGGTGAAAAAGAAATTTCGGAGACTATTGCTACAACTACAATCGACACGGTCAAAACCATCCATGATTATATATTAAGTCATGTGAATGACGTGATAACATTAGATAAGCTACAGCAAATAACTGGGCTAAATAAGTTTACAATCATAAGGAATTTTAAGAAATTATATGTCACTACACCTGCTGCATACCATCTGCAATATCGAGTAGCTGAAGCAAAAAGATTATTAAGTAAAGGTGTAGACGTGTTTGAGATTTGTGAGGAATTAAGATTTTATGACCAAGCTCATTTGATTCGCGAATTTAAAAAAATGTATGGAATTACACCAGTGACATATGTAGAGCAATTAAGAGGATAG